CACGAGCCAACTGAGCTAAACGAGCAATAGGTGTTTCTACTTCTTTACCAGCAGTCATAATTAAATCGGCAAACTCATCAATAACTAAAACGATATATGGCAAGAATTTATGTCCATTTTCAGGATTTAATTTTCTCGCTTTAAATTTAACATTATACTCTTTAATATTTCTAACCATTGCATTTTTCAGCAAGTCGTAGCGAGCATCCATTTCCATACAAAGAGAATTTAATGTATGTACAACTTTGGTAGTATCGGTAATAATAGCTTCTTCAACATCGGGTAATTTTGCCAAATAATGACGTTCAATTTTATTGAATAAAGTTAGTTCTACTTTCTTCGGATCTACTAATACGAATTTAACTTCGGCGGGATGTTTTTTATATAATAAAGATGTTAGAACAGCGTTTAATCCTACTGATTTTCCTTGTCCTGTAGCACCAGCCATTAATAAGTGAGGCATTTTAGCTAAATCAACAACTAATGTTTCATTTGAAATTGTTTTACCTAAAGCAATTGGTAATTCCATTTCACTGTCTTGAAATTTCTGAGAAGAAATAACAGAATGCATAGAAACAATCGTTGATTTTTTATTAGGAACTTCAATACCAATAGTTCCTTTTCCTGGAATTGGTGCAATAATACGGATTCCTAAAGCAGAAAGAGATAAGGCAATATCATCTTCTAAATTTTTAATTTTTGAAATTCGAACCCCTGCATTAGGTACAATCTCATATAGAGTAATAGTTGGTCCAACGGTGGCTTTAATTTCAGAAATACCAATTTTATAGTTTTGAAGTGTAGTTACAATTCTATTTTTATTAGCTTCAAGTTCTTCAGGATCTATCGAAATAACTTCGTTATATTCTTTTAATAAATCAAAGGTTGGGAATTTGAAATGTCCTAAATCTAAGGTAGGGTCAAATTCTCCAAAATCTTTTAATAATACATCAGATAAATTCTCTGTAACACTTTTTTCTTCTGTGTTTTTTTCAACAGCAACTTCAATTTCTTCTTCAAGAACTTCTTCTGAAACATCTTCTGAAGGTTCTTCAATTTTAAATTCTTTTACGATAGGTTTTTCTTCTATTATTGGCTTTTTTATTGGTGCTTTATCTATAACAGGTTCTTCTATTTTAACCTCTTTTATAATAGGTTTTTCTTCTATTTCAGTTTCTTTTATAGAAGATTCATTTATAACTGGTTCATCTATTATAAGTTCTTTTACTACAGGTTTTTCTTCTATTGGGTTTTCGTTTATAATATTTTTACCTATTAACTCTTCGTTTATTAATGCTTTATTTATTGAAGGTCTATCTATTAAAGCATCGTTTATTAAGGCTTCATTTATTAAAATTTCATTCATTGAAGATTCTTCCATTGAAGCATCGTTTATGGCAGTGTTTACATCAATGTATTCTGTTGGTATAGGTTGTATGTTTTCAATAGGTTCTTCAATATTAGATTTTGTATTTTCGTGTACTTTTTCAACTATTTTTTGTTGTGTTATATCTTTAGGTTTTATTCTGTTTTCTGAATTTTCAGTAGCAATAACCTCTTTTCTAATTTCATTTTTCTTTATTTCTTCTTTAGATTGATTTTCTTTAGCTGTTTTTATTTTTTCATTTATTTTTTCAGGAGTAATGCTAAATCGGATAATTAAATAACCTATCAAGAAGAACAGTAATAAGATAATTACACCTGTTTTACCTAAAAAAGTTTGAAGATATTCATTTAATTCAAAACCAATAATTCCTGATAAAACAGCATTTTCTTTTTGAAAAAAACCTAACAAAGTAGAAAACCAAAGCATAGATAATAGCCCCCAATTCCATGATGTAATTATTTTTCTTAAATTGGTTTGTAGTAAAATTCTAGCACCTGTAAAAAAGAGTGCAACAGGTATTACAAATGCACCTAAACCAAAACCTCTGTAAACAAAAAAGTTACTTAGCCTAGCTCCACTTTTACCAAGTAGGTTTTGAGTTTGGATTGATTTATCTGAAAATTGTGATAAAGCACTTTGATCTTCTTGCCAAGAGAAGAAAAAAGAAATAAAAGCAACAGTTAAAAATATTGAAAAAAGGACTAAAAAAGCTCCTAGAATAGTTAGATTATGTTTTTTTGAAAAAAAGAAGCAAACTTTATAAACGAATCGTTTTTAAGTTGTTTCTTTAGATTTGGTATCTTTCTTTTTGCCATGTACGTATGTTAGAAATAAATTGAATGCTACAATATAGCTATTATTTTAGGAAGGTAAATTATGCCAGCAATAATCAATGATGTTAACGCAGCAAAAGCAGGTGCACCAGCAGCAACATCTTTTATAAAACCTATTTTTTCACTGATAATCAGGATGTACAAAATCAGCAACTTTTTCAATAGCAGTATTTAACGCCTCTGCAACTAAAACAATACCGATAACCAAACATTGAATCATCCATTCGGTTATCGATATGTTAAAATAGAAACCCAAACAAGTAGCTATAAATCCAAAAAAAAGTTGTGCTTTAATACTATCTTCCGTAGTACTTAGCAAGTATATTCCTTTTAAAGCAAAGGTAAAACTACGCAACCGTCCTTTGATAAAACTATCGTTCAGATTTTTCATTATTATAAAGCTTTTAAAGCAGCTTCGTAATTTGGTTCGTCAGCAATTTCGCTTACTTGTTCAGTATAGCTAATGTTTCCTTCTTCGTTAATAATAACGATAGCACGAGAATGTAAACCTGCTAAAGGACCATTTTTAACTTCTAAACCGTAGTCTTTTCCAAAGTTTCCAGTTGAAAAATCAGATAACATAATTACATTTTCAATTCCTTCAGCTCCACAAAAACGACCTTGTGCAAAAGGTAAATCTCTAGAGATACATAAAACTTTTGTATTCTCTAAATCAGCTGCTTTTTTGTTGAATTCTCTTACTGAAGTAGCACAAGTACCTGTGTCAACACTTGGGAAAATATTTAAAATTAATCTGCTTCCTGAAAAATCAGCTAATTTTTTAATTGATAAATCTGTTCCTGCTAAAGCGAATTCTGTTGCTTTAGTACCAATTTCTGGTAAATTTGCTATTGTGTCAATTGCGTTTCCTTGTAGTGTTATTGAAGCCATTTTTCTGTTTGTTTTTATAAAAATCAAAGGTAATTAAATTAATTAAAAAATGAAGAAGATAAAGACCTAGCGTATTAAAAAAGTTATCTTCGCATTTTGAAATAACATAAGGTTTGAATTTAAAACAATACACTTCAGAATTTAAATATAACTGGAAGCTTGCAGCGCCAGTAATGCTAGGAATGTTGGGGCATACGTTTGTCAGTTTTGTTGATAACATAATGGTAGGGCAATTAGGAACTGCTGAATTAGCAGCAGTTTCTTTAGGAAATAGTTTTATGTTTATAGCTATGTCTTTAGGGATCGGGTTTTCAACAGCAATTACACCTTTAATAGCAGAAGCAGATTCTTCTAATAATTTTAAACAAGCAAAATCTACTTTCAAACACGGTTTATTTTTATGTACCGTGATTGGAATTTTAATGTTTTTATTAGTTTTCTTTTCAAAACCATTAATGTATTTAATGAAACAACCGACTGAGGTTGTTAAGTTGGCAATTCCATATTTAGATTTAGTTGCTTTTTCATTAATACCGATGATTGTTTTTCAGGCATTTAAACAATTTAGTGATGGTTTATCAATGACACGTTATCCAATGTATGCTACTATTTTAGCGAATGTTTTAAATGTAATTTTAAATTATTTGTTCATTTTTGGTAAATTTGGTTTTCCAGAAATGGGAATTGTAGGTGCAGCATACGGAACATTATTTTCTCGATTTGTAATGGTTTTTCACCTTTGGTGGATGTTGACTCAAAAAGAACGTTCAAAAGAACTTGTAACAAACATTAAAATATTTGTACTTGATAAATTAATGCTTCGAAAAATAATTAATTTAGGTGCACCAAGTGCAATGCAAATGTTTTTTGAAGTAGGTATTTTTACATCAGCTGTTTGGTTAAGCGGATTATTAGGAAGAAATGCACAAGCAGCAAATCAAATTGCTTTAAATTTATCTTCTATGACATTTATGGTAGCCATGGGATTAAGCGTTGCATCTATGATTCGAGTAGGAAATCAAAAAGGATTAAAAAAGTTTGTAGACCTGCGAAGAATTGCTTTTTCTATCTTTTTATTAGGGATTATTTTAGCAATGGTATTTGGTACGCTTTTTTATCTATTTCATAAATCGTTACCAAATTTATATATAGATTTAAATGATGCTGAAAATTATGCAGATAATATGGAAGTTATGAAAATTGCTGCAAATTTATTACTTGCTGCCGCAGTTTTTCAAATATCAGATAGTATACAAGTTGTTGTTTTAGGAGCTTTAAGAGGTTTACAAGACGTTAAAATTCCAACAATAATTACTTTTATATCTTATTGGATGGTTGGTTTTCCAATCAGTTATTTTTTAGGAACAGAACAAACTTATGGAAGTTTTGGTATTTGGTTAGGATTGTTAGCAGGCTTAACTACGGCATCTATCTTATTATTTATTCGATTTAATAGATTAACATTAAAATTAATTAAAGAAAATCCCGAAATTATCGGGAACAAATAAAATATTAATACTACCTTTTTTATGGAATTACCTAAGTTTTTATTAGCAGATAATAGCAATCACCCAGAAGATGTTTTCGTATTACATACGGAGTATCCACGTTTTTTAATCAATTTAAAAGATGATGAAGTAGAGTGGTTTGAAGATTTATCAGGAGAAATGGAAGAAGATATAACAACAGAACTCGCCGATTTAATGGATAAAGCAGGAGAGTTTTATGATAAAGAAATGGAAGGATTAGAGTAATTTTATTTCTTTTTAAATTAAAAAAAGCACTAAGATATTTTAGTGCTTTTTTTCTTCAGATAAAATTTTAAAAAATAATTAATATTGTTTTAAAACTTTAAATTCATCATAAGTTAATAACCAAGTATTATTTGTTTTTTCCCATTTTTCTTGATATATTTTACCTTCTCCAATATTCATACTCCATTGTGATGATAAAAAGGCAGTATTATCTGTCGTTACTTTAAACGTAGGGTTGTGATATGTTAAATTTGTAGCTCCATCTTTAATTAATTTTTCCCAAAAACCTTGAATACCTTTTTTTCCATTAATAGAAGCAAATGGTATAGCGTTTAAATATGCATCTTTAGAATATCCATTAGCACAAATAGTTCCTTTTTGAGTGTTAAAGCCATTAGTCCATTCGATAGAAGCCTTAATTACATCTTCTAAAATTAGATGACTCGCAACAGGATTTGTTGTGTTTTCTTTAGGTGATTTAAACTGCTCTAGTACTTTAAAATCATCGTAAGTTAATATCCATTTTCCTGATTTTTTCTCCCATTTTTCTTGAAAAATAATACCATTTCCAATATTCATACTCCAATTTGCAGCTAAAAAGGCAGTTTTTTCGTCAACAATTTCAACACTTACGTTTGTATAAATTAAATTTGTAGCACCTGATTTTGCAAAAGGTATCCAAAATTCTGAAATTTCTGTAATTCCTTTTTTTATTCCAAAAGGTGCTACCTTCATTATTGCTTTTTCATCGTATCCTTTTACACAAGCTTCGGTATTTCCATTATTAAAATTAGCAATCCAATTTTTACTTGCTTCTAATACCTCTAAAGCTATTTTATGATGCGCAGTAGGTGTATGTTCTGTAAATGATTGTTTTATTTTAACTTCTTGTTTTTCAGTTTTTTGTTTACAAGAACTGAATCC
The Tenacibaculum pacificus DNA segment above includes these coding regions:
- a CDS encoding DNA translocase FtsK — encoded protein: MLGAFLVLFSIFLTVAFISFFFSWQEDQSALSQFSDKSIQTQNLLGKSGARLSNFFVYRGFGLGAFVIPVALFFTGARILLQTNLRKIITSWNWGLLSMLWFSTLLGFFQKENAVLSGIIGFELNEYLQTFLGKTGVIILLLFFLIGYLIIRFSITPEKINEKIKTAKENQSKEEIKKNEIRKEVIATENSENRIKPKDITQQKIVEKVHENTKSNIEEPIENIQPIPTEYIDVNTAINDASMEESSMNEILINEALINDALIDRPSINKALINEELIGKNIINENPIEEKPVVKELIIDEPVINESSIKETEIEEKPIIKEVKIEEPVIDKAPIKKPIIEEKPIVKEFKIEEPSEDVSEEVLEEEIEVAVEKNTEEKSVTENLSDVLLKDFGEFDPTLDLGHFKFPTFDLLKEYNEVISIDPEELEANKNRIVTTLQNYKIGISEIKATVGPTITLYEIVPNAGVRISKIKNLEDDIALSLSALGIRIIAPIPGKGTIGIEVPNKKSTIVSMHSVISSQKFQDSEMELPIALGKTISNETLVVDLAKMPHLLMAGATGQGKSVGLNAVLTSLLYKKHPAEVKFVLVDPKKVELTLFNKIERHYLAKLPDVEEAIITDTTKVVHTLNSLCMEMDARYDLLKNAMVRNIKEYNVKFKARKLNPENGHKFLPYIVLVIDEFADLIMTAGKEVETPIARLAQLARAIGIHLIVATQRPSVNVITGIIKANFPARIAFRVTSKIDSRTILDAPGADQLIGRGDMLYSGGNDLIRIQCAFVDTPEVEKITDFIGSQRAYPSAYLLPEYVGEESGTNLDANIEDRDKLFKTAAEVIITAQQGSASLLQRKLKLGYNRAGRIIDQLEAAGIVGPFEGSKARQVLVPDFMALEQLLENEKK
- the tpx gene encoding thiol peroxidase; translation: MASITLQGNAIDTIANLPEIGTKATEFALAGTDLSIKKLADFSGSRLILNIFPSVDTGTCATSVREFNKKAADLENTKVLCISRDLPFAQGRFCGAEGIENVIMLSDFSTGNFGKDYGLEVKNGPLAGLHSRAIVIINEEGNISYTEQVSEIADEPNYEAALKAL
- a CDS encoding MATE family efflux transporter; translation: MNLKQYTSEFKYNWKLAAPVMLGMLGHTFVSFVDNIMVGQLGTAELAAVSLGNSFMFIAMSLGIGFSTAITPLIAEADSSNNFKQAKSTFKHGLFLCTVIGILMFLLVFFSKPLMYLMKQPTEVVKLAIPYLDLVAFSLIPMIVFQAFKQFSDGLSMTRYPMYATILANVLNVILNYLFIFGKFGFPEMGIVGAAYGTLFSRFVMVFHLWWMLTQKERSKELVTNIKIFVLDKLMLRKIINLGAPSAMQMFFEVGIFTSAVWLSGLLGRNAQAANQIALNLSSMTFMVAMGLSVASMIRVGNQKGLKKFVDLRRIAFSIFLLGIILAMVFGTLFYLFHKSLPNLYIDLNDAENYADNMEVMKIAANLLLAAAVFQISDSIQVVVLGALRGLQDVKIPTIITFISYWMVGFPISYFLGTEQTYGSFGIWLGLLAGLTTASILLFIRFNRLTLKLIKENPEIIGNK
- a CDS encoding Cif family virulence factor — encoded protein: MKNIKTIIVVTILIIGFSSCKQKTEKQEVKIKQSFTEHTPTAHHKIALEVLEASKNWIANFNNGNTEACVKGYDEKAIMKVAPFGIKKGITEISEFWIPFAKSGATNLIYTNVSVEIVDEKTAFLAANWSMNIGNGIIFQEKWEKKSGKWILTYDDFKVLEQFKSPKENTTNPVASHLILEDVIKASIEWTNGFNTQKGTICANGYSKDAYLNAIPFASINGKKGIQGFWEKLIKDGATNLTYHNPTFKVTTDNTAFLSSQWSMNIGEGKIYQEKWEKTNNTWLLTYDEFKVLKQY